In Oreochromis niloticus isolate F11D_XX linkage group LG18, O_niloticus_UMD_NMBU, whole genome shotgun sequence, one genomic interval encodes:
- the LOC106097132 gene encoding general transcription factor II-I repeat domain-containing protein 2-like, which yields MAKRLGKRKIDSECRVFNLQWTHDYFFVQCKEKAVCLICQETVAVFKEYNLRRHYECRHKDKYDSLQGQMRTDKISKLKSGLLAQQTAFVRQTQLNQSSVRASFRVAQLIASYGKPFTEGEFVKKCLNVVVEEVCPDKKDVFNAVSLSASTITRRVEEIGGNVYAQLQQKTKEFDFFSLALDESTDVQDTAQLLIFIRGVSANFEMCEELAALQSLKGTTTGEDIFDKVCQTMKELDLDWAKLASITTDGAPCMVGASRGLIGRMNREMEERGLTAPLQVHCIIHQQALCCKVLKWDSVMKAVVSCINFIRANGLKHRQFQQFLSELESAYGDVLYYTEVRWLSRGRVLRRFYELLPEINAFLHSKGKTVPELIDPEWKWHLAFLTDVTEMLNGLNLQLQGQGKLICDMYSHIKAFELKLALLLEQVKKHNFTHLPATQNLSAENPAVPFPAEKCVEALEMLKAEFSVRFRQLHAHAKEIRLFQNPFVADIDEAQPFYQFELAELQNCDVLKDAFKPNSLVDFYAALPNDTYPNIKKHAMKMSTLFGSTYICEQTFSRMKLMKSPMRSRLTDEHLHQCLRVAVTRMEPDIQLLTGQMQAHSSH from the coding sequence ATGGCAAAAAGGTTAGGTAAGAGAAAAATTGATTCAGAATGCAGGGTATTTAACCTGCAGTGGACAcatgattatttttttgttcaatGCAAAGAAAAGGCTGTTTGTCTCATCTGTCAAGAGACGGTGGCGGTATTCAAAGAATACAATCTGCGCAGACATTATGAATGCCGTCACAAAGACAAGTATGATAGCTTGCAAGGCCAAATGCGAACAGACAAAATCTCAAAGCTAAAAAGTGGACTGTTAGCTCAGCAGACTGCATTTGTACGCCAAACTCAGCTAAACCAGTCATCAGTTCGGGCCAGCTTTCGTGTTGCTCAACTGATAGCAAGCTACGGTAAACCTTTCACTGAGGGAGAGTTTGTCAAGAAATGTTTGAATGTTGTCGTGGAGGAGGTGTGTCCCGATAAGAAAGATGTCTTTAATGCTGTGAGTCTATCGGCAAGCACAATCACCAGACGCGTGGAAGAAATAGGGGGTAATGTATATGCCCAGCTGCAGCAAAAGACGAAagaatttgactttttttcattAGCACTGGATGAGAGCACGGACGTACAGGACACAGCGCAGCTTCTTATTTTTATTCGTGGAGTCAGCGCAAACTTTGAGATGTGTGAGGAGCTGGCAGCCCTCCAAAGTCTGAAAGGCACTACGACGGGGGAGGACATTTTTGACAAAGTATGTCAAACAATGAAAGAGTTGGATCTGGACTGGGCAAAGCTTGCTAGCATCACGACTGACGGGGCTCCTTGTATGGTGGGCGCATCTCGGGGCCTAATAGGACGCATGAACCGGGAGATGGAAGAACGGGGTCTCACCGCCCCTCTACAAGTCCACTGCATAATTCACCAGCAAGCGCTTTGCTGCAAAGTGTTGAAGTGGGATTCTGTCATGAAGGCTGTGGTGTCATGCATAAACTTCATTAGAGCAAATGGACTTAAACACAGGCAGTTCCAACAATTCCTGTCTGAACTGGAATCTGCGTACGGAGATGTGCTGTACTACACAGAGGTCCGATGGTTGAGCCGCGGCAGAGTTTTGAGGCGTTTTTACGAGCTGCTACCCGAAATTAACGCATTTCTTCATTCAAAAGGCAAAACGGTCCCAGAGCTGATCGACCCAGAATGGAAGTGGCACCTGGCATTTTTAACAGACGTGACGGAAATGCTGAACGGCCTTAACTTGCAGCTACAAGGCCAGGGGAAACTCATTTGCGACATGTATTCCCACATAAAAGCATTTGAGTTGAAACTAGCGCTGCTTTTGGAACAAGTGAAAAAGCACAACTTCACCCATCTCCCTGCTACCCAAAACCTTTCTGCAGAGAACCCAGCGGTCCCGTTCCCAGCTGAAAAGTGTGTGGAAGCACTGGAAATGCTGAAGGCGGAATTCAGTGTGCGATTCCGTCAACTACATGCTCATGCAAAAGAAATCCGTCTTTTCCAAAACCCCTTTGTTGCCGACATCGATGAAGCCCAGCCTTTTTATCAGTTTGAGCTGGCCGAGTTACAGAACTGTGATGTTCTGAAAGATGCATTCAAGCCCAACAGTCTCGTTGACTTCTATGCCGCCCTCCCAAATGACACGTACcctaacataaaaaaacacGCAATGAAGATGTCCACACTTTTTGGCAGCACGTATATCTGCGAGCAAACCTTTTCACGCATGAAACTCATGAAATCTCCGATGAGATCAAGATTGACAGATGAACATCTGCATCAGTGTTTGAGAGTGGCTGTGACTAGAATGGAACCAGACATTCAACTTCTCACCGGCCAGATGCAGGCCCACAGTTCACACTGA
- the ttpa gene encoding alpha-tocopherol transfer protein produces MNGPQLSELPDDSEQLRPYISRLRRRALQAGELSAVRSLSSGFLLRFLRARDFDMELSLKLLLNYQRWRRESPEISSCLSPSSVLGLLNTSYHAVLPQRDCTGSRVLIYRIGQWNPKDWSAFQVFRVSLMTSEIISRENETQRQGLKAIFDLAGWSLSHALQINPSLARKISSVLSDSFPLKVRGIHLVNEPMFFRPVFAMLRPFLPDKIKQRIHMHGSDFRDSLSGFFSSHILPPEYGGHGPGITQVCQDWTNHLLQSENLLQQIAAHPTGDVTMTPDDCLITEEGGTL; encoded by the exons ATGAACGGACCTCAGCTCAGCGAACTGCCGGACGACTCGGAGCAGCTCAGGCCGTACATCAGCCGCCTGAGGCGGCGAGCGCTGCAGGCCGGCGAGCTGTCCGCTGTCAGGAGCTTATCCAGCGGCTTTCTCCTCAGGTTTCTGCGGGCCAGAGACTTCGACATGGAGCTCTCCCTCAAG CTCTTGCTCAACTACCAGCGGTGGCGAAGGGAAAGTCCTGAGATCAGCAGCTGTCTGTCTCCTTCCTCTGTGCTCGGCCTCCTCAACACGTCGTACCACGCTGTGCTCCCGCAGCGAGACTGCACAGGCAGCAGGGTGCTCATCTACAGGATTG gGCAGTGGAACCCAAAAGACTGGTCAGCCTTCCAGGTATTCAGAGTCAGCCTGATGACCTCGGAGATCATCTCAAGGGAGAACGAGACACAAAGGCAGGGTCTGAAGGCCATATTTGACCTTGCGGGGTGGAGCTTAAGTCATGCCCTGCAGATTAACCCTTCGCTTGCCAGAAAGATATCGTCTGTACTTTCG GACTCTTTCCCACTGAAAGTCAGAGGAATCCACCTGGTCAATGAACCAATGTTCTTCCGTCCGGTCTTTGCTATGCTTCGTCCCTTCTTGCCTGATAAAATCAAGCAGAGG ATCCATATGCACGGTTCTGATTTCCGAGATTCTTTAAGTGGCTTCTTCTCATCACACATTCTGCCTCCTGAATATGGAGGGCATGGGCCTGGAATAACACAAGTGTGTCAAGACTGGACCAATCACCTGCTTCAATCAGAGAACCTCCTGCAGCAGATTGCTGCCCACCCGACGGGTGACGTCACAATGACCCCTGATGACTGtttgatcacagaggaaggcggGACTCTTTGA